The proteins below are encoded in one region of Halocatena salina:
- a CDS encoding heavy metal translocating P-type ATPase — MTDGAMDDSASSSEMENEADGVGQFHVPDMDCPSCAQTVGSALDDVPSVAEYELRPTTGQVSVTFDGSPSPESAVSAIERAGYTVNDTSQDLRSEPVWRSSRAIKTGISAVLAAIALIGFVVPAFDTTLVAVAGQSFSVSDVLFLGSVAVGGEVILSGGYRSLRTVSLDMDLLMSTAILGALLITVLTPRELYIEAASLAVLFNVAELLERHSVDRARNSLAELLELSPETAVVDRTDRAAGPDEPTEVPVEAVDVGETVIVEPGEKIPLDGVVVAGESAVDQSPVTGESVPVDKTDGDTVYAGTVNTNGYLEFETTATSEDSTITRVIDLVESAQERQTDHEQFIERFAGYYTPVVVIAALLVSAVPPLVFGHATVPWLVRGIELLVIACPCAFVISTPVTVVSGLTSAANNGVLVKGGDHLEAMGDVDVVAFDKTGTLTEGELEVTDVVPFNGHTESDVLRCARGVERRSEHPIATAITAHAATEPAGTDHGEGIAAFETLTGRGVRADIGGHTHYAGAPTLFEDLGFDLERIRAIDADALPEQLQDERAGGVAIEDIVAHLQSDGKTVVLVGTAEQSTVDGQTSDGELEGLLAVADTVRPGAAETVQTLSERGLRTIMLTGDNEGTARAVAETIGVDDYRAGLLPEEKVDAVEALGATDSVAMIGDGINDAPALATADVGIAMGAAGSDTAIETADIALLGDDIERLPYLAALADRGSSVIKQNVYASLAVKAVLAVLIPVLFIPVYLVILLGDVGMTLLVTGNAMRLSRLTA, encoded by the coding sequence ATGACTGATGGAGCGATGGATGACAGCGCCTCCTCCAGCGAGATGGAAAACGAGGCGGATGGCGTAGGGCAGTTTCACGTGCCGGACATGGACTGTCCATCGTGTGCCCAAACGGTCGGGTCCGCACTCGACGACGTGCCGTCGGTAGCGGAGTACGAACTCCGTCCGACAACCGGGCAGGTCTCTGTTACTTTCGACGGATCACCGTCGCCGGAGTCGGCCGTTAGCGCGATCGAGCGCGCAGGGTACACTGTCAACGATACTAGCCAAGATCTTCGGAGTGAGCCTGTTTGGCGCAGCTCTCGAGCAATCAAAACCGGCATCAGTGCCGTGCTCGCTGCGATCGCGCTCATCGGGTTCGTCGTTCCAGCGTTCGACACGACGTTGGTAGCCGTTGCTGGACAGTCGTTTTCCGTCTCTGACGTGCTGTTTCTCGGGTCGGTCGCGGTCGGTGGTGAGGTCATCCTGTCTGGCGGCTACCGATCGCTTCGGACGGTGTCGTTGGATATGGATCTCCTGATGAGCACTGCTATCCTCGGTGCACTGCTCATCACGGTGCTTACACCTCGTGAGCTGTACATCGAGGCGGCGTCGTTGGCAGTGCTCTTCAACGTCGCGGAGCTGCTCGAACGCCACTCCGTCGACCGAGCGCGCAACTCGTTGGCCGAGCTGCTCGAACTGTCGCCGGAAACCGCAGTCGTCGATCGTACTGATCGAGCTGCCGGTCCAGACGAGCCGACCGAGGTTCCTGTCGAAGCGGTCGATGTGGGCGAGACGGTGATCGTCGAGCCGGGCGAGAAGATTCCACTAGACGGTGTGGTCGTGGCGGGAGAAAGCGCTGTCGATCAATCGCCCGTCACGGGCGAAAGCGTTCCCGTCGACAAAACCGACGGCGACACCGTGTACGCGGGGACGGTGAACACCAACGGCTATCTCGAATTCGAAACGACGGCGACGAGCGAGGACTCGACGATCACGCGCGTCATCGATCTGGTCGAGAGCGCACAGGAGCGCCAAACTGACCACGAGCAGTTCATCGAACGGTTTGCGGGCTATTACACCCCAGTCGTGGTTATCGCGGCGCTGCTGGTCAGTGCGGTGCCCCCGCTGGTGTTCGGACACGCAACGGTGCCATGGCTCGTTCGGGGGATCGAACTGCTGGTGATCGCCTGTCCGTGTGCATTCGTGATCAGCACGCCCGTGACGGTCGTCTCGGGGTTGACGAGCGCGGCGAACAACGGTGTGCTCGTGAAAGGTGGCGATCATCTCGAAGCGATGGGTGACGTCGATGTGGTCGCGTTCGACAAGACGGGGACGCTCACGGAAGGCGAACTGGAGGTGACGGACGTGGTGCCCTTCAACGGACACACGGAGTCGGACGTGCTTCGCTGTGCACGAGGGGTCGAACGGCGCAGCGAACACCCGATCGCCACCGCTATCACGGCGCACGCTGCGACCGAACCCGCCGGCACCGATCATGGTGAGGGAATCGCAGCGTTCGAAACGCTCACGGGGCGGGGTGTCCGCGCCGATATCGGCGGCCATACCCATTATGCGGGCGCACCGACGCTGTTCGAGGATCTCGGCTTCGATCTCGAACGCATTCGAGCCATCGATGCCGACGCGCTCCCCGAGCAACTTCAGGACGAACGGGCTGGAGGGGTCGCCATCGAGGATATCGTTGCACATCTCCAATCGGACGGAAAAACAGTCGTTCTCGTCGGTACAGCCGAGCAATCTACGGTAGACGGACAGACCAGTGATGGCGAACTGGAGGGACTCCTCGCTGTCGCGGACACCGTCCGTCCCGGTGCTGCCGAAACCGTCCAGACGCTTTCCGAACGCGGACTCCGAACCATCATGCTCACCGGCGACAACGAGGGCACCGCGCGCGCCGTGGCCGAAACGATCGGCGTCGACGACTACCGCGCGGGGCTGCTCCCCGAGGAGAAAGTCGACGCGGTCGAAGCGCTCGGCGCTACCGACAGTGTCGCAATGATCGGCGATGGGATCAACGACGCGCCCGCGCTTGCGACGGCCGATGTAGGTATCGCAATGGGGGCAGCCGGCTCCGACACCGCCATCGAAACCGCCGACATCGCGTTGCTCGGTGACGACATCGAACGGCTGCCGTATCTCGCGGCGCTCGCCGACCGCGGCAGTAGCGTCATCAAACAGAACGTTTACGCGAGCCTCGCCGTGAAAGCGGTGCTCGCGGTGCTCATCCCCGTGCTGTTCATCCCCGTCTACCTCGTCATTCTCCTCGGAGACGTCGGAATGACGCTGCTCGTCACCGGTAACGCGATGCGGCTGTCGCGGCTCACCGCCTAA
- a CDS encoding glucose 1-dehydrogenase: MDAIAVYDDGDDPELIDVPRPTPASGEVLVRVSRVGIDGTDHEVIAGEHGVSPDDDDYLVLGHEAVGVIEDANGTAFTEGEVVVPMVRRPPGTENEYFQRDEPDMAPAGQYHERGIVGAHGYLCEYFTSQPEYLVSVPESVAQYGFLIEPVSIAEKALEHAIASRAAFEWTPESALVLGNGSLGLLTLAMLDRRGFDRTYCLGRRDRPDPTIDIIESLGATYVDSRDTPLSRVSAAYEPMDLVFEATGHAPHAFETVEALAPNGVGALVGVPGSHQFEIDGGTLHEELVLHNKALVGTVNSGRPHFERAVETLDSLPEWLLDDLVTDVVGVDTFERAFSDDDHTIKTAVEF; this comes from the coding sequence ATGGATGCCATTGCAGTGTACGACGACGGGGATGATCCCGAGTTGATCGACGTTCCGCGGCCGACGCCGGCGTCGGGTGAGGTGCTCGTACGCGTGTCACGCGTCGGGATCGACGGAACGGATCACGAGGTCATTGCCGGTGAGCACGGTGTCTCACCCGACGACGATGACTATCTCGTGTTGGGACACGAAGCGGTTGGCGTGATCGAGGATGCGAACGGGACTGCGTTCACAGAGGGTGAGGTGGTCGTACCGATGGTTCGACGCCCACCGGGGACCGAAAACGAATATTTCCAGCGCGACGAGCCGGACATGGCACCGGCAGGGCAGTATCACGAACGGGGTATCGTCGGCGCACACGGGTATCTGTGTGAGTATTTCACGAGTCAGCCGGAGTATCTCGTCTCGGTTCCGGAATCGGTGGCGCAGTACGGGTTTTTGATCGAGCCGGTGAGCATCGCGGAGAAGGCCCTCGAACACGCGATCGCCTCGCGGGCTGCGTTCGAGTGGACTCCCGAGAGCGCGCTCGTGTTGGGTAACGGCTCGCTCGGACTGTTGACGCTTGCTATGTTAGACCGGAGGGGGTTCGATCGCACGTACTGCCTCGGTCGACGGGACCGGCCCGACCCGACGATCGACATTATCGAGTCGCTCGGCGCGACGTACGTCGACTCCCGCGACACGCCCCTCAGCCGCGTTTCAGCCGCGTATGAGCCGATGGATCTGGTGTTTGAGGCAACGGGCCACGCGCCCCACGCCTTCGAGACCGTCGAGGCCCTCGCACCCAACGGTGTGGGCGCGCTCGTTGGCGTTCCCGGTTCCCATCAGTTCGAGATCGACGGTGGAACCCTCCACGAGGAACTCGTGTTACACAACAAGGCGCTCGTCGGAACCGTCAACTCCGGTCGGCCACACTTCGAGCGCGCCGTCGAAACGCTTGATTCGCTTCCGGAGTGGCTCCTCGACGACCTCGTGACCGACGTGGTCGGCGTCGATACCTTCGAACGGGCCTTCTCCGACGACGATCACACCATCAAAACGGCTGTTGAGTTCTAG
- a CDS encoding dihydrodipicolinate synthase family protein: protein MSAHAPTPGANDPLSLQGVIPPTITAFSADESVDLETTAAHARFVVDRGVHGVFPLGTNGEFTLLTPEERTRVIEAVATEIDGEVPVIAGVGAPSTYETIDHVKRAANAGADGLVVVTPYYYPIDDDGAVEHYRRVAQSTSLPVYVYHIPSKTGNALSRETLVEIAKLDGIAGLKDSSKDVPLLGQVVADAPNASFFAGSDSLLVPGLDLGCCGLVSAVANAFPELVVELYDAYDDGDEERAQAIQKTVYEVRRAFKRGPYLAGVKSALSLRGFDSGPLRSPLHRMSDDEETALAEELERLELLNR, encoded by the coding sequence ATGTCAGCACACGCACCGACGCCCGGAGCGAACGACCCACTCTCGCTTCAGGGTGTCATTCCACCGACGATAACGGCGTTTTCCGCGGACGAATCGGTCGACCTTGAAACGACAGCTGCGCACGCTCGATTCGTCGTCGATCGTGGCGTACACGGCGTCTTTCCGCTCGGTACCAACGGGGAGTTCACCCTGTTGACGCCCGAAGAACGCACGCGGGTGATCGAAGCAGTCGCCACCGAGATCGATGGAGAGGTCCCAGTGATCGCGGGGGTTGGTGCACCGAGCACGTACGAGACTATCGATCACGTAAAACGAGCTGCAAACGCGGGTGCAGACGGGCTGGTCGTCGTCACGCCTTACTACTATCCGATCGACGACGACGGAGCCGTCGAACATTACCGACGGGTGGCACAGTCGACGTCACTGCCGGTGTACGTCTACCACATTCCGAGCAAAACTGGAAACGCCCTATCGCGGGAGACACTCGTCGAGATCGCCAAACTCGATGGGATCGCAGGCTTGAAAGATTCAAGCAAAGACGTACCGTTGCTCGGTCAAGTCGTCGCCGACGCGCCGAATGCGAGCTTCTTCGCCGGATCGGATTCCCTGCTCGTTCCGGGGCTTGATCTGGGCTGTTGCGGTCTCGTCAGCGCCGTGGCGAACGCCTTCCCGGAACTCGTCGTCGAGTTGTACGACGCCTACGACGACGGTGATGAGGAGCGAGCGCAGGCGATCCAAAAAACCGTGTACGAAGTTCGGCGGGCGTTCAAACGCGGACCGTATCTCGCTGGCGTCAAAAGCGCGCTCTCGCTTCGCGGTTTCGACAGCGGCCCGCTGCGTAGCCCGCTCCACCGGATGAGCGACGACGAGGAGACGGCACTGGCCGAGGAGCTAGAGCGGCTAGAACTCCTGAACCGCTAA
- a CDS encoding mandelate racemase/muconate lactonizing enzyme family protein has protein sequence MGRKYDALRDPNAEYTMRDLSAETMGVTRSRGGSRDVEITDVQTAMVDGNFPWTLVRVYTDAGIVGTGEAYWGAGVPELIERMKPFLIGENPLDIDRLYEHLVQKMSGEGSIAGVTVTAISGIEIALHDLAGKVVDLPAYQLLGGKYRDAVRVYCDCHAGDESEPESCAQEAERVVEELGYDALKFDLDVPSGNEKDRANRHLSDPEIEHKAEIVRTVTERVGDRADVAFDCHWSFSAGSAKRLARAIEDCDVWWLEDPVPPENHDVQRTVTQDTTVPITAGENVYRKHGQRRLIEEQAVDILAPDLPKVGGMRETRKIADLADTYYVPIALHNVASPVATMAAAHVGTAIPNALAIEYHSYELPWWSEMVEETVIENGEIELNERPGLGVTLDLDVVEDHLVEGETMFDEE, from the coding sequence ATGGGTCGTAAGTACGACGCGCTCCGAGATCCAAATGCGGAGTATACGATGCGGGATCTGTCGGCGGAAACGATGGGCGTAACGCGTTCGCGCGGTGGATCGCGCGACGTGGAGATAACCGACGTGCAGACAGCGATGGTCGACGGCAATTTCCCGTGGACGCTCGTGCGTGTTTACACCGATGCGGGGATCGTTGGGACGGGCGAAGCGTACTGGGGAGCGGGCGTCCCCGAGCTGATCGAGCGAATGAAACCGTTTCTGATCGGTGAGAATCCGTTGGACATCGACCGACTGTACGAGCATCTGGTTCAGAAGATGTCCGGCGAAGGATCGATCGCCGGCGTGACAGTGACGGCGATCTCCGGTATCGAGATTGCGCTCCATGATCTCGCCGGTAAAGTGGTAGACCTGCCCGCTTACCAGCTATTGGGCGGGAAATACCGAGACGCGGTTCGAGTGTACTGTGACTGTCACGCAGGAGATGAATCCGAGCCGGAGTCCTGTGCCCAAGAAGCAGAACGCGTAGTCGAAGAGCTAGGGTACGACGCATTGAAGTTCGATCTCGACGTTCCGAGTGGCAACGAAAAAGACCGCGCCAATCGGCATCTCAGCGATCCAGAAATCGAGCATAAAGCCGAGATCGTTCGGACGGTCACCGAACGTGTGGGTGACCGAGCGGACGTTGCCTTCGATTGTCACTGGTCGTTTTCGGCAGGAAGCGCCAAGCGGCTTGCGCGCGCCATCGAGGACTGTGACGTGTGGTGGCTCGAAGATCCGGTCCCACCCGAGAACCACGACGTCCAACGAACCGTGACACAGGACACGACAGTTCCGATCACTGCTGGAGAAAACGTCTACCGAAAGCACGGACAACGCCGGCTCATTGAAGAGCAGGCAGTCGACATCCTCGCGCCGGACCTCCCTAAGGTCGGTGGAATGCGGGAAACGCGGAAGATCGCGGATCTGGCCGACACGTACTACGTCCCGATCGCCCTGCACAACGTCGCCTCACCGGTTGCGACGATGGCCGCTGCACACGTCGGCACGGCCATCCCGAACGCACTCGCCATCGAGTACCACTCGTATGAACTCCCGTGGTGGTCGGAGATGGTCGAGGAAACTGTGATCGAGAACGGTGAGATCGAACTCAACGAACGGCCCGGTCTCGGCGTGACGCTCGATCTCGACGTTGTTGAGGACCATCTCGTCGAAGGCGAAACGATGTTCGACGAGGAATAA
- a CDS encoding AI-2E family transporter has translation MDYRPLCIERRSRLAWWGFTLLLGAILAHIILTYLGAFVLGVFIYYATRPIYEQFADRIPYPNIGVTIALLTISLPVLVLVGYTIAVAISQFVGVAPDIGPYRDLLSPYLNFPPVHSPQDVITLIANNPQRLKEIVSIGTIDQLLGSVGMYLEMIASGLFKAFIALAVAFYLLRDDHKLAGWVQSALGRNDDTLIAYGRAVDQDLKIVFFGNILNAFVVAVTALFAYNALNLIAPSGGAIPSPTLLGLLTGAASLIPVIGMKIVYVPVAVYLGVVAGATELRLLWFPVVFLLVSVLLLDGLTELILRPYISGRNLHVGLVLFAYILGPLMFGWYGLFFGPLILVLIVHLARIVLPELIHGEPLSPSAVGRDPIPNPEQPDPTTDDQPESEEESTDTDQTPDSSDESDD, from the coding sequence ATGGATTATCGACCACTGTGCATCGAGCGACGATCTCGGTTGGCGTGGTGGGGTTTCACACTCTTACTAGGCGCGATTCTCGCCCACATCATCCTCACCTATCTCGGTGCGTTCGTACTCGGGGTGTTCATCTACTACGCAACTCGACCGATCTACGAGCAGTTCGCCGATCGGATCCCATACCCAAACATCGGGGTAACGATCGCACTGCTGACGATCTCGCTACCGGTGCTCGTGTTGGTCGGCTACACCATCGCAGTTGCGATCAGTCAGTTCGTCGGGGTTGCGCCGGATATCGGACCGTACCGTGACCTGTTGTCACCGTATCTCAATTTCCCACCGGTACACTCACCACAAGACGTGATCACTCTCATCGCTAACAACCCCCAACGGCTCAAGGAGATCGTTTCGATCGGAACGATCGATCAGCTTCTCGGATCGGTCGGGATGTATCTCGAAATGATCGCTTCCGGACTGTTCAAGGCGTTCATCGCGCTTGCCGTCGCGTTTTATCTCCTTCGGGACGACCACAAGCTCGCCGGATGGGTTCAATCCGCACTCGGACGAAACGACGATACGTTGATCGCATACGGTCGGGCCGTCGATCAGGATCTGAAGATCGTCTTTTTCGGTAACATCCTGAACGCGTTCGTAGTCGCCGTGACGGCGCTGTTCGCGTACAACGCGCTCAACCTCATCGCCCCATCCGGTGGAGCGATCCCCTCCCCGACGCTACTCGGCCTGTTAACCGGTGCGGCGAGTTTGATCCCCGTGATCGGCATGAAAATCGTCTACGTCCCCGTCGCAGTATACCTCGGCGTCGTTGCGGGGGCGACCGAACTCCGACTCCTGTGGTTTCCGGTCGTGTTCTTGCTTGTCTCGGTGCTTCTCCTCGATGGACTCACGGAGCTGATACTCCGACCGTACATCTCCGGGCGAAACCTCCACGTCGGACTGGTGTTGTTCGCCTACATCCTCGGCCCACTCATGTTCGGCTGGTACGGGCTGTTTTTCGGTCCGCTCATTCTCGTGTTGATCGTTCATCTCGCCCGAATCGTGCTACCAGAACTCATCCACGGGGAACCGCTCTCTCCGTCTGCCGTCGGAAGAGATCCCATTCCCAACCCAGAACAACCGGACCCGACGACAGACGACCAGCCCGAATCCGAGGAGGAATCCACGGACACCGATCAGACGCCCGATTCATCCGACGAATCCGACGACTGA